Proteins found in one Mycoplasma ovis str. Michigan genomic segment:
- a CDS encoding F0F1 ATP synthase subunit A, producing the protein MLNLGLGQIFLNTLVTFQQQQNGDQFNKFISGAFMVTILILFLGLYYKIVLEKTKNYQKLPKLAFLVFIFIRWVKKTTLEILGRRYSFAIPFFIYIVFYFWGSSLVGMFGFQGMSTFAIVPMSIAGVVFIGTIISGIVAKGFGFFCKDYYLWLKIRNKKIFPIPDFPKILGELGKVLSLGLRLWGNFFAGAIVLYIVKEFLHSSISTIMPTAAPWTAGIALVPLHLYFDVVDGALHSMIFLILTLSYWKMAKQVEHKEHKHNF; encoded by the coding sequence ATGCTGAATTTGGGATTGGGTCAGATTTTTTTGAATACTTTAGTCACATTTCAACAACAACAAAACGGTGACCAGTTCAACAAATTTATTTCTGGAGCCTTTATGGTCACTATCTTGATACTGTTTTTAGGACTATATTACAAGATAGTTCTTGAAAAGACTAAAAATTACCAAAAACTTCCTAAACTGGCTTTTCTTGTATTCATATTTATTAGGTGAGTAAAGAAGACTACATTGGAAATATTAGGAAGAAGGTATAGCTTTGCTATTCCCTTCTTTATATATATAGTCTTTTATTTCTGGGGAAGTAGCTTGGTAGGTATGTTTGGATTCCAAGGAATGAGTACTTTTGCAATAGTTCCAATGTCTATTGCAGGAGTAGTTTTTATTGGTACCATTATTTCTGGAATTGTCGCAAAAGGTTTTGGGTTTTTTTGTAAGGATTACTATCTTTGGTTAAAGATAAGAAATAAAAAAATATTTCCCATACCAGATTTTCCAAAGATATTAGGGGAACTTGGAAAAGTTCTTTCCTTAGGATTAAGACTTTGAGGAAACTTTTTTGCAGGCGCAATAGTTTTGTATATAGTGAAAGAATTTTTGCATTCATCAATATCAACAATTATGCCTACAGCTGCACCTTGAACAGCTGGAATAGCTCTTGTTCCACTTCACTTGTATTTTGATGTGGTGGATGGAGCACTTCACTCTATGATTTTTCTAATCCTAACTTTGTCCTATTGAAAAATGGCTAAACAAGTGGAACATAAGGAGCACAAGCACAACTTCTAG
- a CDS encoding YneF family protein has protein sequence MFIVLSGNEVIGWSVGLVCIFFFGIFLGYKVTAKWFSKKVSKQNLISASQVRELYRQMGRTPTEKQIKQMLSAVNNK, from the coding sequence ATGTTTATTGTTTTGTCAGGAAATGAAGTTATTGGTTGGAGTGTAGGTTTAGTTTGTATTTTCTTTTTTGGAATTTTTTTGGGTTATAAGGTAACAGCTAAGTGATTCTCTAAGAAAGTGTCGAAGCAGAATTTAATTTCTGCTTCACAAGTTAGAGAGTTGTACAGACAAATGGGAAGAACTCCAACGGAGAAGCAAATTAAACAGATGTTATCTGCAGTAAATAACAAATAA
- the rplM gene encoding 50S ribosomal protein L13: protein MEINLGKTTLLTREEALSKRKWVLLDAKNVYLGRLAVQIANLLRGKGKVDFTPSYDCGEFVVVINSDKVRLSGHKLTDKFWYRHSGYPGGLKKRNGKEMLENYSDKMIMLAVKGMLPKNRYLSRALMNKLKIYKGSEHPHTAQLPNC, encoded by the coding sequence ATGGAAATAAATTTAGGAAAAACTACTTTACTTACTAGAGAAGAAGCTTTATCCAAGAGAAAGTGAGTATTGTTAGATGCAAAAAATGTTTACTTAGGTAGATTAGCTGTTCAAATAGCTAATCTTCTAAGGGGAAAAGGTAAAGTTGATTTCACTCCATCTTATGACTGTGGAGAATTTGTAGTAGTCATTAACAGTGACAAAGTGAGATTGTCTGGTCATAAATTAACAGATAAATTTTGATACAGACATTCTGGTTATCCTGGGGGACTTAAAAAGAGAAATGGGAAAGAAATGCTAGAAAATTACTCTGACAAAATGATTATGTTAGCCGTTAAGGGGATGTTACCTAAAAATAGATATTTATCTAGAGCTTTAATGAATAAATTAAAAATTTATAAAGGTTCAGAACATCCACACACAGCCCAACTACCAAACTGCTAG
- a CDS encoding ribonuclease HIII, translating into MKQRYSFQGSEAGSDESGKGDFFGGVHVSLTFLDTESYLKLKDSNLLSRINDSKLLSDSVVYCLAPKLQALLTNEIFTVSFRIKEYNRIYAKLKNVNVLFSYAHDALWKQLKKKLEERGEPLPQKRVIDQFCDRKKYYAHLESLGIVGEEITNFETKAEINHLSCAISSIISRFNFLEEISELSKKFRYNLPLGASSAVIEAFKELQKKKGFKPEEICKTHFKTFEKAKLL; encoded by the coding sequence ATTAAACAAAGATATAGTTTTCAGGGAAGCGAAGCTGGTTCAGACGAAAGTGGTAAGGGAGATTTCTTTGGAGGAGTCCATGTAAGCTTAACTTTCTTGGATACAGAAAGTTATTTAAAACTTAAGGATTCTAATTTACTATCTAGAATTAATGATTCTAAGTTACTTTCTGATTCTGTTGTTTACTGCCTAGCTCCAAAATTACAAGCATTATTAACTAATGAAATATTCACTGTCTCCTTTAGAATCAAGGAATATAACAGAATTTATGCAAAACTAAAGAATGTTAATGTTCTATTTAGTTATGCACATGATGCATTGTGAAAACAACTCAAGAAGAAACTAGAGGAAAGGGGAGAGCCCCTTCCTCAAAAGAGAGTAATTGATCAATTCTGTGACAGGAAAAAATATTATGCACACTTAGAGAGTTTGGGAATTGTGGGGGAAGAGATAACTAATTTCGAGACCAAAGCTGAAATTAATCACTTATCTTGTGCAATATCCTCAATAATTAGTAGATTTAACTTTTTAGAAGAAATATCTGAATTATCTAAAAAGTTTCGCTACAATCTCCCCTTAGGGGCCTCTAGTGCTGTTATAGAAGCATTTAAAGAATTGCAGAAAAAGAAAGGATTCAAACCTGAGGAGATTTGCAAAACACACTTTAAAACTTTTGAAAAAGCCAAATTACTTTAA
- the argS gene encoding arginine--tRNA ligase domain-containing protein, whose translation MIPKLSEKIGENLTKILKNNDWILLLDKVVVEGTNNSKFGFLNTNLPYLISSVYKKSLEDLEERLISSWKEVNDLSEIERVELNRGYLNFYPSADLIRDFYINSSKNKKIIFDANNSVNELQKYFVEIISANPTGELHIGHIRNGVITDSLSNLLEYNGNSVYRAYLVNDSGTQIKELVESLHLIHKHMSNGTIMTEIPKYYSEIIENCVREICNKFGSQWDLDNKELTKEIRNFSIEYLLGSIKKELKELSIQVDSWDHESQICTESALSFLINKLKEHIYINEKALWFNTSKFSNDLNKDDVIVKKDGSITYFGQDLIYHLKKLDFLGSNGKIVNVLAQDHSSHITRMKAFFKSIGVPEEMVQYKTTQLSRLLIEGKKVVLSKRDNVYLNLAELKEHLSLDEIRWLLSSRDEESELDIDISKLKERNYNNPIFYILYAFSRASSLVELINLEPRKSNLNFKILNSPKELDLIYAILSIELHFKKAVDNLKTSIIASYLINLAQKFHAFYEAFSIRNDSNLETKLSRFTLVKLVHRIFSELLPIFRIQPRKLS comes from the coding sequence TTGATACCTAAATTAAGTGAAAAAATAGGAGAAAATTTAACAAAAATACTAAAAAATAATGATTGAATATTACTTTTAGATAAGGTAGTTGTTGAGGGGACAAACAATTCTAAATTTGGATTTCTAAATACTAATCTACCTTATCTAATATCTTCAGTCTATAAAAAGTCTTTAGAAGATCTTGAAGAAAGATTAATTTCTAGTTGAAAAGAAGTTAATGATTTATCTGAAATAGAAAGAGTAGAACTTAATAGAGGATACTTAAACTTCTATCCTTCTGCAGATCTAATTAGGGATTTTTACATTAACTCCTCAAAAAATAAAAAAATAATATTTGACGCTAATAACAGCGTCAATGAATTACAAAAATATTTTGTTGAAATTATTTCGGCAAACCCAACTGGTGAATTACATATAGGTCACATTAGAAACGGAGTCATTACTGACTCCCTATCTAATTTACTAGAGTACAACGGTAATTCAGTATACAGAGCCTATTTAGTTAATGATTCTGGAACACAAATTAAAGAATTAGTAGAATCGCTACACTTAATTCACAAACATATGTCAAATGGAACTATAATGACAGAGATTCCAAAATACTACTCAGAAATTATTGAAAATTGCGTAAGAGAAATATGTAACAAATTTGGAAGTCAATGAGACTTAGATAACAAAGAACTAACTAAAGAAATAAGAAATTTCTCAATTGAATATCTCTTGGGATCTATTAAAAAAGAGTTAAAAGAGCTTAGTATTCAAGTTGATAGTTGAGATCATGAGTCACAAATTTGCACTGAATCAGCTCTTTCTTTTTTAATAAATAAATTAAAAGAACACATATACATAAATGAGAAAGCCTTGTGGTTCAATACAAGTAAATTCAGTAATGATCTAAATAAGGATGATGTAATAGTTAAAAAAGATGGTTCCATCACTTATTTCGGTCAAGACTTAATCTATCACCTAAAAAAGTTAGATTTTTTAGGTTCTAATGGGAAAATAGTCAATGTTTTAGCTCAGGATCATAGTTCACATATAACTAGAATGAAAGCTTTTTTTAAATCTATAGGCGTGCCGGAGGAAATGGTACAGTATAAAACAACTCAGCTATCTAGATTGTTGATAGAGGGAAAAAAAGTAGTGTTATCTAAAAGAGATAATGTATATCTGAACTTAGCAGAACTTAAAGAGCATCTCAGTTTAGATGAAATTAGATGACTTTTAAGTTCTAGAGATGAAGAAAGTGAGTTGGATATAGATATCAGTAAGTTAAAAGAGAGAAACTATAACAATCCTATTTTTTATATTCTTTATGCCTTTTCAAGAGCTTCCAGTTTAGTTGAGTTAATTAATCTGGAACCAAGGAAAAGCAACTTAAATTTCAAAATTTTGAATAGTCCTAAGGAATTAGATTTAATTTATGCTATTCTTTCCATAGAGTTACATTTCAAAAAAGCTGTAGATAATCTAAAGACTAGCATAATTGCCTCTTATTTAATTAATTTAGCTCAGAAATTTCACGCTTTTTATGAAGCCTTTTCAATTCGAAATGATTCAAATTTGGAAACTAAATTATCTAGATTTACTCTAGTTAAATTAGTTCATAGAATCTTTTCAGAATTATTACCTATATTCAGAATTCAACCTAGAAAGTTAAGTTAA
- a CDS encoding ComEC/Rec2 family competence protein → MCSHLVKASNLSRLIDKYTYFLHDKLTEFIDGRYKGEAGKFVSYLLFNKKDPSLYPIINNFRMLSLSHLLVVSGLHLNMVDKVLSKLSKKIPYRWIKNLIGLSGLFSYAWATGFAIPATRVFSEKVIVAMKKQDSGSSISNWAQTVWLSFVFFPNSIYTYSFLLSYLYSLSFRMIDKLELTKLKKNLAKLSLASFLSFAFFSYSTRKIFPLSGINQLFLTPIVIVVFIYYLLSWPFECFVPLGKKVYVWLKDLVDSLELNKSFIEREAGTYLEPLYITFGLSLISLLVSKYYLVKRENLLT, encoded by the coding sequence TTGTGCTCTCACTTAGTTAAAGCATCTAATTTATCAAGGTTGATAGATAAATACACTTACTTTCTTCACGATAAACTCACTGAATTTATAGATGGTAGATATAAAGGAGAAGCAGGAAAATTTGTATCCTATCTTCTCTTTAATAAAAAGGACCCAAGTTTATATCCCATCATTAATAATTTCAGAATGCTTTCTTTATCTCACTTGTTAGTAGTTAGCGGGTTGCACTTAAACATGGTTGATAAGGTTTTAAGCAAGTTATCTAAAAAAATACCTTACAGGTGAATTAAAAACTTAATAGGCTTATCTGGCCTATTTAGTTATGCTTGAGCTACTGGGTTCGCTATACCCGCAACTAGAGTATTTAGTGAAAAAGTAATAGTGGCTATGAAAAAACAAGATTCTGGAAGTTCAATATCAAACTGAGCACAAACAGTTTGATTATCTTTTGTGTTTTTTCCTAACTCAATATACACTTATTCTTTTCTACTTTCTTATCTTTATTCCTTATCTTTCAGGATGATAGATAAGTTGGAATTAACTAAATTAAAAAAGAATCTGGCCAAGTTAAGCTTAGCCTCATTTCTTAGTTTTGCATTTTTTTCTTATTCAACTAGAAAGATATTCCCGCTGTCGGGGATAAATCAATTATTTCTTACCCCAATAGTTATTGTGGTATTTATTTACTATCTTTTAAGTTGACCTTTTGAGTGTTTTGTTCCACTCGGAAAGAAAGTTTATGTGTGATTAAAAGATTTAGTTGATAGTTTGGAATTAAATAAATCTTTTATTGAAAGAGAAGCTGGAACATATTTAGAACCTTTATACATTACTTTTGGACTCTCTTTAATCTCTCTGTTAGTGTCTAAATATTATCTAGTCAAAAGAGAGAATCTTTTGACTTAA
- a CDS encoding class I tRNA ligase family protein → MGFHSLLLPPPNLTGALHLGHLWNIILQDFRFKWEEIRKHYNYWAVGVDHAGLSFQSKFDSLYGKSLSKDNKEEYLQEMKKYAEKLKQQILSQFSLITSSIPIESSRYTLEDSIQKEVVDYFHTLFSQGLIYKKKKLVNWDISLQEVLADCEVRYKETKSKLYYLKFVLEDDPNNYITIATSRPETIFGDVAVFVHPEDERYTSFLNKKVYISGLNRSVPILADISIDKDFGTGAVKCTPAHDQLDWELAEKYNLEKLEIIDKQGKLTKEALQFHSLDRLEAREKVVSWLDSLGLIEKVEDYQTSLLFSEKSNSIVEKILTEQWFLSCSRMANQTSEAIRTQRFKLNIYPLEQLDRLLSYLENMEDWCLSRQILWGITIPIIYDLEFKKYRVNAKAQKETDLEEEIVLDTWFSSSLWPLLVFEGKPREKNIFLPLTTLVSGKDILLPWISRMLFLFHHLTGKLPFKNIFLHGLLRNSKGEKMSKSLGNGILPEELYKKYSPDVIRLSFLSNTNYDRDLKFSDQIFHKPNLFVHKLEHILKFVSQQLEKHSLINQLTDPIIYQFEKLNWGERWILMEFSSLGENLEKLYSEFDYLNLTREIISFFTEKFSNKFLEFLKLSVPLSDNSVKFLAYIWKLSCRILYSFVPEFAKKAHLKIFQKELSGYFPNKFYPAKITTNSFKYDWFFQYVKEIRQLYLALGLENNTEAKLKIYSIDKQLNEFQLGIKDLNPYLKKLNHSLISFENVETKQLTNLPTLRFGKLYFELIFENLPVDKYKQYLDNKLHFLEKEISRSKTILSRKSFLENAPEELKKSENKKYRDYLSQYKFHSELRNKF, encoded by the coding sequence GTGGGTTTTCACTCACTTTTACTTCCACCTCCAAATCTCACAGGAGCTCTTCACCTAGGTCATCTTTGGAATATTATTCTTCAAGATTTCAGATTTAAGTGAGAAGAAATAAGAAAACACTACAACTATTGAGCAGTTGGGGTGGATCACGCGGGACTCTCCTTTCAATCTAAGTTTGACTCTCTTTATGGGAAAAGTCTTTCTAAAGATAACAAGGAAGAATATCTTCAAGAAATGAAGAAATATGCTGAGAAGTTAAAGCAACAAATCTTATCCCAGTTTTCTTTAATTACTTCTTCAATTCCCATTGAGTCTTCCAGATATACATTGGAAGACTCGATTCAAAAAGAGGTAGTTGATTATTTTCACACTCTCTTTTCTCAGGGACTAATTTACAAAAAAAAGAAATTAGTTAATTGAGATATAAGTCTACAGGAAGTATTGGCTGATTGTGAAGTTAGATATAAAGAAACCAAATCCAAACTATACTATCTCAAGTTTGTTTTAGAGGATGATCCTAATAATTACATAACTATTGCCACTTCTAGACCAGAGACTATTTTTGGAGATGTAGCTGTTTTTGTTCATCCAGAAGATGAAAGATATACATCTTTTTTGAACAAAAAAGTTTATATATCTGGTCTAAATAGATCGGTACCAATTTTAGCAGATATTTCAATAGATAAGGATTTTGGAACTGGGGCGGTTAAGTGCACTCCAGCTCACGATCAATTAGATTGGGAGTTGGCAGAAAAATACAACTTAGAGAAATTAGAAATTATTGACAAACAAGGTAAGTTAACTAAAGAGGCTCTTCAGTTTCACTCATTAGATAGATTGGAAGCTAGAGAAAAAGTTGTTTCTTGACTAGATTCTTTGGGTTTAATAGAGAAAGTTGAAGACTATCAAACTTCTCTTTTATTTTCTGAAAAAAGTAATAGCATAGTAGAAAAAATACTTACTGAACAATGATTTCTTTCTTGTTCAAGAATGGCGAATCAAACTTCTGAAGCAATCAGAACACAAAGATTTAAGTTAAATATTTATCCCCTTGAACAACTCGATAGACTTTTGTCTTATCTAGAAAATATGGAAGATTGATGTTTATCTAGACAAATACTTTGGGGAATAACAATTCCAATCATTTATGACTTGGAATTTAAGAAGTATAGGGTAAATGCAAAAGCTCAAAAGGAAACAGATTTGGAGGAAGAAATTGTTCTAGATACTTGGTTTTCTTCTTCTCTTTGGCCCTTATTAGTATTTGAGGGAAAACCTAGGGAAAAAAATATCTTTTTACCTTTAACTACTTTAGTTTCAGGGAAGGATATTCTCCTTCCATGAATCTCTAGAATGTTATTTTTATTCCATCATTTAACTGGAAAACTACCATTTAAAAATATTTTTCTTCATGGATTATTAAGGAATAGTAAAGGTGAAAAAATGTCTAAATCACTAGGAAATGGAATACTGCCAGAAGAGTTATATAAAAAATATAGCCCTGATGTTATTAGACTATCTTTTTTGTCTAATACTAATTACGACAGAGACTTAAAATTTTCAGATCAAATTTTTCATAAACCCAATTTATTTGTTCATAAATTAGAACATATTCTTAAATTTGTATCTCAACAATTAGAGAAACACTCTCTAATTAATCAATTAACAGATCCGATAATTTATCAATTTGAAAAGTTAAATTGGGGAGAAAGGTGGATATTAATGGAATTTAGCTCCCTCGGGGAAAATTTAGAGAAACTTTATAGTGAATTTGATTACCTAAATCTAACAAGGGAAATAATTTCCTTTTTTACAGAAAAATTCTCAAATAAGTTTTTAGAGTTTTTGAAATTATCTGTTCCACTTTCAGACAATAGTGTTAAATTTCTTGCTTATATTTGAAAACTCAGTTGCAGAATTCTTTATTCTTTTGTTCCTGAGTTTGCAAAGAAAGCCCATCTCAAGATATTTCAAAAAGAACTAAGTGGTTATTTTCCAAATAAGTTTTACCCCGCAAAAATAACTACTAACTCCTTTAAGTATGATTGATTTTTTCAATATGTGAAGGAAATTAGACAACTATATCTTGCTTTGGGGCTAGAAAATAATACAGAAGCTAAATTAAAAATTTACTCTATTGACAAACAACTTAATGAGTTTCAACTGGGAATCAAAGACTTGAATCCCTATCTTAAAAAGTTAAATCACTCATTAATTTCTTTTGAAAATGTAGAGACTAAACAATTAACTAACTTACCTACCTTAAGGTTTGGAAAACTTTATTTTGAGCTTATATTTGAAAACTTACCAGTAGACAAATATAAGCAATATTTAGACAATAAGTTACATTTTCTAGAGAAAGAAATCTCTAGATCTAAGACTATTCTCTCTAGAAAAAGTTTTTTAGAAAATGCCCCTGAAGAGTTAAAAAAATCTGAAAATAAAAAATATCGAGATTATCTTTCTCAATATAAGTTTCATTCTGAACTAAGAAATAAATTTTAG